AATTGGTACTTGTTAGCATTGAAgttcttcaaatatttttgcAGGCAGCTGAgctgcatatatatacagacTTCTTAAGAATTGTTCTTGAGATATTAAATGCAATTCTGACCTATTCCTTGCCGCGGAATCCGGAGGTATGAGTACTTTCAATCTTCTATCTTTGTTTGTTCATGAGAATTATTTGCTTGTTGCAGCTTTTATTAATTGCATTCCAAAACTGGCAGGTTGTTTATGCAATTATGCATAGGCAGGAAGTCTTTCAGCCGTTCAAAAGTCATCCGCGATTCAATGAACTGCTTGACAACATATTTATGGTGCGCCTATTCATTTGTGCATTTTGCAGTACATATGTTTTTGAAAAGGAGTTCCCTGAAAGCGGAACTTACTTTCTACTCATTGTGAACAGTTCGGTAGTGTAGTCTGGAAGGCATTATGATTTTGTGATGTTATTTCAAGGTTTTGGACTTCTTCAACAGTCGCATGGATGCCCAAAAGATGGACGGGGAATGGTCTGTGGAGAAAGTACTGCAAGTGATTATTGTTAATTGCCGAGCTTGGAGAGTTGACGGACTAAAGGTAGAAGTAGAATGCTAATTCATCTAGTAGTTATGCCAACTTATATGATGAATCGATTGTATCTGATGATTACATTCTGACATACATTTTGTTGGGACCAGATGTTTACCCAATTGCGTTTCACATATGAACAAGAGAGCCATCCCGAGGAGTTCTTCATTCCATATGTGTGGCAGCTGGTGTTGTCTCGAAGGTTGGTTTTTATAGTAAAACACATGCTCTTTGTTAGGTATCATTTAATGCCGTGTGCTTTTCGAAGTTTTATATCTTTGTTTTTCTCAATGATACGTTTTGGAACATGTAATAATCTAACATTTGCCAATTGAACCTTATACCATACAAGTGGAATCATCCTGTTATACCTATTTTATTTGTGGTACTGAATGTAGATTCACCAATCTGTAATTCATTTGTATTCTTTGTTTTCGACAGCGGTCTCAACTTTTCACCTAGCAGAATAAATCTTTTCCCAGTTGACCTTCCTCTCCAAGTAAGTATGCTTGCTTCTGTTCTTGATTCGACCGAATCTTATGTGTGGTCTATGATTGGGTTGGGGGATTTTGATGGATGTCAGGATATTTTCTTGACCAAGTTAGAAGGTTTTCTTTAATACGGTTTATTTTTTGACTGAATTAATATGGTTTGTTGGGCCTGGATTTATGTGCACCGACTTTCTCTGTTTGTTGCCTTTTCTTTTGTATTTCCAAGTCTCTCTCTCTGTTTGTGGTTGTTAATCTACCTGTCCAAAGCCTACTCTTGTATGCTTTCCTGCTCTTAGAAACTGTCAATCAGCATGATTAAAATCCCACGTCCACAAATGACGACACAAGCTTCTTGTTGTGGAATTTCACATATACGGTCCCTGTaaaattttatgtttcctcAGGATCCTTTTATGACTCCTGGAGGGTTTGTTCAGGATTGCATTTTGAAATTATTTGTTTGGTTTCTTTTCAGTATCATTCAAATTTACTTGACACAAATGTTGAGCATGCTTGTGTAAGGTTCTGGAAGGGTTGAAGTTTTTTAAGTGTGTTTTACCGGTAACTAGGGTCTGATTATCGTAGTTGAGAAATCATTCTCTGAATTGTTCCGTGTCTGAAACAGGATAATGTAGAAGAGGCGGCTGAAAAGCTTCAGAAAGGTGACATGAAAGGAAATGAGCTAAAGATAGAGGTACCAGTTTGACGGATTGTGATCCCAGAAGACTACgttgtgtatatacatacatgtatcCATAGATATGTATTCTTGTTATTCTTTTTTGTTCATAGCTTAAGAGTAGAGGACTTTTACATACAGCCGAGTGAATTGAAGTATCACCAGTATAATAAATAAAGGTATTTGGTCAAGTTTAGGCTTATGATATAGTTCTATTAAGTAAAACAGCTCCcatttttgtcaattttgaaGATGCAACTACGATATCTGCTTACATTTTTGGTCGAGTGATCAATATGAACTGCCTGTTGAAGAACGCAGTTTTTACTACTATCAAAGAGTTGGGGTTGTCAATAGTACCCTGGAGTCAGAATATTTTTCCCTTCAATATGTGAAAATGTAAGCATGTAAATATGTGACAAATGTAAGCATATGATATTTTCTTTTGCATTTTGCCGAACATATTGGATGATCTGACCAGTAACTGATATTGAGACGAGTAGATTTTACGTGAGAGTTGAAGATCATTCCATCATGAagatatgacttgtgtagttgGCTCCTCATAAAGTGCAGCTTCATCACGATTCAGCAGTTGGTACTGAAAAGAAATTCTCATAAAAGCACGTTTATATCTTCTAGTGCTTCTGTAAAATGGTCCTCCAGATCGACAAGGTGTGCCTGCGCTGGAGCAGGGCAAAAGACTTTCTGCTCCTATCTACCATTCTCCATTCGCCAAATATACCATAACTTTTTAATTCGTGTCTGCACAGCAGCATTATCACTTGATCTGTTGCTTGTAGTTGAATTACAAATGTGTTCCGGACTATTTACGTCCCTtaaaatgtttattttggtTGAGCATTTAGAATATTACTACCAGCATGCCAAGATCCAAGTTCGCACTGTACTTTGTTAgagattattatatttgtattcattttttattaggTAAACAGAAGAGATGTACTGATATCTGCCCATACAAGCTTCACCTATTTTTCTCCTCCTGGCCGGGCGAATTGTTGCTGCCCTGTTTCTTATGCTGCATAACGGTGAAAACACAAAAATAATCATAATTGATTTTCGAAAATTTTGTAtgtaaaacaatttttttaaaaaatattttgagaacTTTTATAAGTATCAACATTCCTCGACTGATAAGACCGACAAGCACGGTTAAGAAAACGAATATGAGAGACCAACAAATACGTGAATCAATTTGTCTGCTATTTTAATATATTGTTTACATCAGAAATAagcataaaaaataacattagCTTTATATTAGTCGATTTGTATACTCAGACTTGGAAGAGGCCAGCTCCTTTAACATATTCAGTAAAAGCTAGAGCAACTAATCCCAACATCGCAAATCTTCCATTCCAAATCTCAGCATTAGCACTCATAATCCCACCAGATTTTGATTCAGCACTAACTCCTTGGAACAATGGGATAAGTGAAGCCAAAGTGAGCAAAGCACTTGTTCCCAAAAACCATGAAAACCCACCACTTGATAACTGAGCTGATAAATCTGCACCGTTGGCAAGTTCTACACCCATAGCTGCTACAAATCCGATCATTGCTAGCCTACCGTTGATCCTCTCAGGTGCTGGCCCACTGAATGAGAACACGTCGATGAAATTGGTGCTTGGCTTTGGCTGTTACATATCATAAACACACGAGTGAAAAAAAGAATGTTAAATTAATGCACGAATAGTTCAGAACACAACATCTTCCACTAGATAAGagttctttcttattttttagagTTAAAACTTCTACGCGGGTGTTGTGCAAAATATATTTACACAATCATATCACTTATTAGGTAGATTACAGAAAAATNNNNNNNNNNNNNNNNNNNNNNNNNNNNNNNNNNNNNNNNNNNNNNNNNNNNNNNNNNNNNNNNNNNNNNNNNNNNNNNNNNNNNNNNNNNNNNNNNNNNGATATTTGTTGAGCCACGTAATTCAGTTTTCGGCCGGTAAAGATAACCAAGTAACGTGGATTCACTGGGCTTTTTCCAAAGTAGCAGAGTGATGTGGCCTGCCAATTCACCCCGTATATGTCTAGAACCTCCTAGAACTTGAACTTGTATTGCATGATTTGGGTAGGGGTAAATTGGTAAAGAAGGGGGTATATGACAAAAGTATTGTGGGTTATTGGGGAACTGACTATAGGATTTTTGGGTAAACCTTATCTGCTCCGGAtgtttacatcaaatcaatataatttatcatgattaaataatttattgaaGTGAATATtaacattaattaattataattatgtaatagttgtatatattcaaacatatatcatacattaATTAGTTGGTGTAAACACCCAATGCGAGTAAGTGTGTTACCGGATTTTTGGCATTGGTCCTTTCTTACATTAGAAATGTAAATACTTGGTACGTAATGCACCACCATTGTTTCTCCACAACCTCTTTCTTAAATTCATCATGCTGTGATATTATAGTATACTACTCTCTGCATCTCAATTCATGTAACGATATGTGTCTAAGTagaaaatttaataaagaattttttaaaattgtggatgaaaaataatacgtAGATATTTGAGTGGCTATAAATTAGCTCACTAAGaatataattaaaaagttaaaattaagttatttctAAATAAGAAAGTATAACAATTTTCTTGAGGAcattctaaaaaggaaagtatgaTGCATATATTGTGACGGTGAGTAACACTTATCAATGTAAATTATGAACTACGCAGAAAATTTAGATTTAAATTATTGTATACAGAATATTGATATATCATTATTTTGTGATAAAAAAGCTAGGGCGGAGCCTGCATTTATAATTTATGGGTGTTGGttcataatttatttttgttttctgatgaatttattatttatacGATATTAAATAAGTTTTATTTAATACAAATACATTATTTGAGTCAAAGCTATTGAATTATGTCGAACTCATAGCTAAAAGATGGCCTCCACCTCGACTAGTACTAAAAAAGGACAGAAACTCCGGCTATGCAGGTGCTCGGGGGAAGGGCCGGATCACAAGGATCTATTGTATGCTTCTGCAATAGGCTAGTTCCACGGTTCGAATTCGAGATCTCCTGGTCACATGACACTTCGATTAGTCCTAGCTTTTAAAAATGCATTTAGGTTTCTATTCACCCTTACACCGTTAGACGGAGAGCGCTATATATTATTTCAATATGTTTGAAAATGTCTGGTAAATCAATAAATTACCGCTATGCTTGAAATCTTTATCTCTGGAGTTTATTTGATGATATTGTAAGATTGCTTAAAGTCAATTATCAGTAACGGTTTAGAGTAACTCTATTTAGTGTAAACTAGTAGTTTGATGAAAGAAGATAATTAATATCCCGTAAATTGTTGACCTATATTGATTTCgtgtatataatataaataacttAGATTCTTAAGCAATCTAGCATCCAAAAAATcgaatgatatttttttttctttaatcaaGAATAAATCCTACCTTTCATCACTAATATAAGGGTGCACGAAACTTGCGATAAGCTAACGGTTCGAAAATGCAAAAACTATATTTGTCATAATGACATGAAACCTTATGATCAGCTAGTGTAACTGTTTGTTCTTTACGTATTGGGATGTAATTCTTGCAGTGTGAAAAACGTTATGCTTACATGTCGACATTGAAATTGAATTTGCGTAGGACAATGAAATTGAATGTTCATCCAGCAATGTAAAGTGTGTAAAGAATTCAACAGTTGGCGTAGTTTTCTTGGCTAATATAATTGGTTGAAGATTAATCAGGAAAATCCCTACCTTGATTAAGATCCAGAAATTGAACTTTTAAAGTTAtaaattaaagtgaaaaaaaaattacttaaccataattaaatggtaaaaatttatatgaaaaaaatttgaTGTCAAAACTATGTGCGAATAACTTCATTTAGAATGGACCCGGAAAAAGGTTGAAATTACATATTTGAATCTGTAGTTCAAATACGTAAACCAATTGCAAAAAAACTTGGGCAGCATAATATTCACTCACAAATAACTACTATATATctgaattataattcttattaCTGAAGATATCTTACATCGATAAATTCTTTAcatcattaattaaaaaaagtttaacTTGAGCTAAAGAATTTACATTCAAACTTGGAAGAGGCCAGCTCCTTTAACATATTCAGTAAAGGCTAAAGCAACTAATCCCAACATTGCAAATCTTCCATTCCAAATCTCAGCATTAGCACTCATTATCCCACCAGATTTGGATTCAACAGTAACTCCTTGGAACAATGGGATAAGTGAAGCCAAAGTTAGCAAAGCACTTGTTCCCAAAAACCATGAAAATCCACCACTTGATAACTGAGCAGATAAATCTGCACCGTTGGCAAGTTCTACACCCGTAGCTGCTACAAATCCGATCATCGCTAGCCTACCGTTGATCCTCTCAGGGGCTGGCCCACTGAATGAGAATACGTCGATGAAATTGGTGCTTGGCTTTGGCTGTTAGATAAATACACGAGTAGAAAATAAATGTCAAAATTAATGTACACGTCGTTCAGAGCACAGCTTCTTGCATAATGAGAAATGTAGGAGTTCCTACAAAAATAGTAGTTAACCCGCTATCGCAAGTTAAAATTCACTGTCCATCAAGTAAGTTCAAACTCAACATCCAATTCctattgaaaatgaaaattagaaatATAGATCACGCCAGGATATATACTAGCAAGACTCAACTTCctctcatgtaaaaaaaaatactataggAAAATTATAACGAAATTAAAGAAGTGATTCTTTAATTTGTTTCCTAGAGTATAGTAAACAATCTGTCTTACTTCATGTACTTGCAATGGGAGTActattataaatttattttacatAATCGAACTTTACCTATAACCAAGATCTTTACTGTTTTGTCAAAAAAAGAAATGGAAATCTGAAATCaatctaattaaaaaatatgctTAATGTGACCACATATGTGAACTTCTAAAAAAAGATGCCAACCTTTGCTATAGGAGGAGGTGTTGGCTTGGGTGTAGCAGCAGCATCAGTAAAATCAGGGCTTGTGGGTTGCTCTAATTTCTCACTCTCCTACATTTGTCAACTACGTTTAAGGTATCTCCTTAATCAAGAACACTTTTCATCATAATAAACTTGTTGGCTTTTATTCACTCACAAACTATTTGCAGTatcatattattatttaaaagtCAAAACATACTAAAGTGCTGTtttttggtataaaaaaaatgttactaGATATGTACAAATTGATACAAATAGAGTTTAAGTTATGTACACTGACCTCAGACATGCACTTAACACGAAGACGGGAACTTTTCTGAAGGCGTGGCTTGTAACAGCTAGGAGCAAACTGATTCAAGCCATTTTTACTTTGTGACAAACTTGTGGCTGGACTTCCCAAAATCATGGATTGCATGGCAAATGAAGTTGTCATTTTGACGTCTCTAAAACTCAAAATATagagaaaatgttttactcTTCTCTTAACAGAGACTAAGGGCTTAGCAAAACACTGAGGAAGTAAGAAAGTGAAGGAAGACTAATGTAGTAGTCTTCTTTAGTGACCAAACTAATTAACTCACTTGATATAATTGCACTTTAAGGTTGGTGGGCATTTATAGTGTGCACGGTGGAAGGGTCAGGAGAATAAATAAAGGGGAAGGCGTGGATATTTGTTGAGCCACGTAATTCAGTTTTGGGCCTCTAAAGACACCCAAGTCACGTGGACTCATTGGGCTTTTTACAAAAGTAACAGTGTGATGTGGCCTGCTCATTCACCCCACATATGTCTAGGAACTCCTAGAATGAAGGTAAAAAGTAGCACGACAGCCCATTTTTCGAATCTGTAATTGAAtgataagaatattcttggctGATAAAATACGACATTGTCTAGGATTCGAATTTCAGCATACTATCCTGAAATTTCAAGTGTGTAATAATTGGGCATTGATCCCCTACTTACATTAGAAAATTCCGATACCTGGTACATGCTGCACCACTactattatttctccacaaccACTTTTTTCATGTTATGATCAATTATAATATTAAAGTATAACATGCAAACAATGGGATTATGCGGaaaatttagaattttaaatcaTTGTGTACATAATATTGATAGTATATCATTATATTTGTAATACTAAGTACTGACTTGTAATTATCAACAATAAAATACTTATGTCGTAAACTCGTAATCTTTTATCTCTGAAGTTTATTTGATGATATTGCCAGATCACTTAAAATCGATTATTAGCGGTTTACAATAATTACATAAATGTAAATTAGTATAATTAATATGTGCTATAATCTGTTGAGCTACATTAAGAAATCTAGCATCCAAGATAAATCAGATGATCTTTCTTTTTAATGAAGAAAAAGATCACGTTTCACTAATATAAATTATAAGGGTGGCTCCAGACTTGCCAAGCTAAGGGTTCAAACATGCAAGAACTACAATGACAGGGAATCTTATGACTAAATATTTGTCCGCGTTACGTATTGGAATTTACGTGTTGCAGTGTAAAACGTTATGCAACATGTTTGGCTCCATTAATTGTTTGGACTTTGGCGTAACgcgatgaaattgaatgttctTTCAGCAACATTACTACGAGTCAGACACTTGGCACAGTTTTCTTGCCTAATATTTAGTTAAGGATTAATTCGAAAATTCTTATTTGCATTAAGTATTTACATCAAGTCAGGTAAATAAATCTTCAAAGTTATAAATTAAAGCAAAAAATAATCCCTTTATCATAATTAAGTGGTAAaagtttatacataaaaatataaacaTTATGTATGAGTTTTTAAAAAGATTGACCCTGCTAGATGGAGGAACTAGCTAAGATTGAACGATTTTTGACAGTGACTTGCTCCTAACTTatcaattttaacaaaattaagGCTCAAAGTTTCTTTTCTGGACTTGCCTTTACTCTTGTTTTGTTATTAAGTGCTGTCAAAGGTCCATTTAAAGGAAGCTTTTAGATTTTAGAATACATCAATTTCGGATCCTTATTTCAAATAGTAACATGTTTTTTCCAACTAaactttaaataatttttaaatttggatATATTGCAAATAGGAGTACTCAAAGCGAATTCTACGATTATAATCGatactcaaaaagaaaaaactttttcacattttcttttgtttaggAAACACTCTTTAATTTGAGGTTTGTTGTTCCCGgaaattattgttgtttgatttaaACAGTGCTATATAATTTAACTCTTAACCACGCACCActgcttttattttattttatgcaataaCAAGCGAACGTACGTTTCTTGATCTCTAGGACATAAGAATAGTCTAGAGAGAGCAGTTTGTGAAAGCTTTATCTATTAGAAGAGCAAAAAAGTATAACAAATACGTAAAAACTTAGGAAACAGAACATTCACGGACCCGaaacttttttaacccaaaaaataatttttggaaccaaattaaccctttttaaaaaaaaaaaagaaccaaactaagtttcacgcacaaaatctgtgcgtgaaagagggtacttttttttttttctttttttctttttttaagctatcaaaattacgtttttttttctccatattttgggcaaagattagtcatgtttcaaaatcccgaaatattaatattttatataaaacttaatatatttttttgtgtacaataacgtcggctcattacatcaagtatacctaaatgTTTGGATCATCGTTTTAAGGGTTGTAAAATGCCCCCAAGTAAGTTTTATTTGCTTGgaaatttgtcatcttttttctttagaaatcaaactcaaaattaagcttttttttcatactttgaccgaagattagtcacgtttcaaaacaccggaatataaatattttatatagaacttcattttttttaggataaaataatgtcggctcattatatcaagtatacatatatgtttggatcgtcgttttaggggttgtaaagtgcctcgaagtaagtttggaaacttgttatctttaagttttttttccgTATTTTGatcgaagattagtcacgtttcaaaacaccggaatataaatattttatatagaacttcaaattttttttagcgtaaaataatgtcggctcattacatcaagtatacatatatgtttggattatcgttttaggggttgtaaagtgcctcgaagtaagtttgaaaacttgttatctttaagtttttttttttcgtactttgaccgaagattagtcacgtttcaaaacgtcggaatataaatattttatatagaacttaatattttttttagcgtacaataatatcggctcattacatcaagtatacatatgcctcttcactcacgtaaataaaaaataaggacaGGAGCATAGGtagaaaactagttgtaaattgttgaaactttaaatggtcataactttgcgctcggatgtccgatttacgcgatttttttttaccaagGGTATTTTTTTGAGATCTAGCGGGTCAAATGGCCGTAGgcggtttggccgggttgattTTCCAAAAAACGCTCATCatcccattcaatttgaatttttccccaaattgatgcacaattttcattcttctctaaTAAAAATCTAATGATAAAAAATCTATTTCGAGATGATAATCCCGtgataatgatgttttgaatgtcaatttcgaagttcgaaattcaatttataaaaacgagttagatagcattagtgaacattataaaaaataaaaagtgtctatTTTATTGCATTCGCCAATTTAACTTGGTGGTTTAGCCTCTTTTTTTTACTTACTTCATTTTTATGCCAACAACATGTGATCAAACCTTGGTGGGAGCATTGAATGAGATATATTATACCTTAgttgaacctctcgtattggatgaattattttttaatataatatttttatttcaaaacacttaaattaAAATCCTATAAAATATAACACTTAGATCTGACAAATTTCCAAGCAAACAAAATTTACTTgcgggcactttacaacccctaaaacgacgatccaagcGTTTAGGTATACTTAATGTAATGAGCCaacgttattgtacgcaaaaaaatttattaagttctatacaaaatattgatatttcgaaattttgaaacatgactaatctttgaccaaagtatgaaaaaaacgttattttgatagcttaaaaaaaaataccctctttcacgcacaaaatctgtgcgtgaaaggaccagactcaaaaaattacaatttaattttttcacgcacagattctgtgcgtgaagcttagtttgattcttgatttttttaaagggtttttttttttttttttttaatttaagccATCACCATGGTTATGATCCCATTGGTGTGGAGGGTTAGGCTAGACCCTACCATGTCAATTAATCACAAAAAAATTACATGTTAGAAGGGGACATGGACCAAAACCTCTAACCAAAATCAAGTAGATGTTATGttccaaaaaagaaaggaaggattAAGCCTATACATTATCCTTCTCTAGCAAAAATATATACTCTCAACTTACAAAGAAATTACATTTGTCATATCTCCTTCTCATTGAGGGGAACCTCCATTTGTCTAAGTTGA
This portion of the Lycium ferocissimum isolate CSIRO_LF1 chromosome 1, AGI_CSIRO_Lferr_CH_V1, whole genome shotgun sequence genome encodes:
- the LOC132046790 gene encoding early light-induced protein, chloroplastic-like isoform X2; this encodes MTTSFAMQSMILGSPATSLSQSKNGLNQFAPSCYKPRLQKSSRLRVKCMSEESEKLEQPTSPDFTDAAATPKPTPPPIAKPSTNFIDVFSFSGPAPERINGRLAMIGFVAATGVELANGADLSAQLSSGGFSWFLGTSALLTLASLIPLFQGVTVESKSGGIMSANAEIWNGRFAMLGLVALAFTEYVKGAGLFQV
- the LOC132046790 gene encoding early light-induced protein, chloroplastic-like isoform X3, whose protein sequence is MTTSFAMQSMILGSPATSLSQSKNGLNQFAPSCYKPRLQKSSRLRVKCMSEPKPSTNFIDVFSFSGPAPERINGRLAMIGFVAATGVELANGADLSAQLSSGGFSWFLGTSALLTLASLIPLFQGVTVESKSGGIMSANAEIWNGRFAMLGLVALAFTEYVKGAGLFQV
- the LOC132046747 gene encoding early light-induced protein 1, chloroplastic-like isoform X3, with amino-acid sequence MTTSFAMQSMILGSPATSFSQSKNGLNHYVPSCYLPRLQKSSRLRVKCMSEEGEKLERSTSPNLTDAAATPKPTPPPIAKPKPSTNFIDVFSFSGPAPERINGRLAMIGFVAAMGVELANGADLSAQLSSGGFSWFLGTSALLTLASLIPLFQGVSAESKSGGIMSANAEIWNGRFAMLGLVALAFTEYVKGAGLFQV
- the LOC132046790 gene encoding early light-induced protein, chloroplastic-like isoform X1 gives rise to the protein MTTSFAMQSMILGSPATSLSQSKNGLNQFAPSCYKPRLQKSSRLRVKCMSEESEKLEQPTSPDFTDAAATPKPTPPPIAKPKPSTNFIDVFSFSGPAPERINGRLAMIGFVAATGVELANGADLSAQLSSGGFSWFLGTSALLTLASLIPLFQGVTVESKSGGIMSANAEIWNGRFAMLGLVALAFTEYVKGAGLFQV